The following proteins come from a genomic window of Anabas testudineus chromosome 3, fAnaTes1.2, whole genome shotgun sequence:
- the nkpd1 gene encoding NTPase KAP family P-loop domain-containing protein 1, with protein sequence MYEPTTDHVYAYALSKTLTKVSSPATVGLYSSCQNQINMILRQMQVYMKQEDGKTSFAGFLALIGRLLFYRPVWTEENQTQNNIRFIYVHFSAWHFAGSDLLWAGLVIRLFHAMQINFGKLQLVLYRVAQYDEDEELKKKIVQEGPNHWRSKRICCCPLWFVVLCIVLVPLVILVFLFTVDFPKPEVKPDELTEPMAQVGVLEGLAIGALGVPLVSALRYAFLIIKNLIFNVDLNIKRRMDNEQISSQLGFMNEVRKEMWFLTSFINFMEVFERRRIRVVLKITNLDRCSPKKIVAVLDAINILLSDEESPFISILAVNPDVLVQKVNFADGCFSKEDRAYALLNRVVTLAFTVPPLCDDSKRSLFNSLATNSEIPEDTIIMSFKKPSASDVVSVVEIAEDNAFEMKEVDPLINNTTVARDINEEDVDMLVRSILTSNERKLNKYLSDDSMTIRRVINSIRVTVIIMKALKQELPPPEYVAAWVVLATQWPCRLSWIIQCAEDAQQRADIDGTNEANTDDSKTLWKVFRESRAELYVMRAQIEDLLELDGDPEMFERFLTVDFQFTMKDLKSFEMATVNLDHSIRKELAQIRGTSRLKDSGWMRNIAPLPISRIINMETEDVCEELKKMKYPNKYIDIVKSNDLNGSALVFGNVDDLKDLLGMTFGEWTTFRLHFLGLRSHLQSQHTSTPWMLSYSQGKPSRFPQHVAHHYSSNPNQVNSSM encoded by the exons ATGTACGAGCCAACAACAG ATCATGTTTATGCATACGCCCTGTCGAAGACCCTGACAAAAGTTTCATCACCTGCAACTGTGGGACTCTACTCTTCATGCCAGAATCAAATTAACATGATCCTCAGACAAATGCAAG TGTACATGAAGCAGGAGGATGGGAAGACTTCATTTGCTGGCTTTCTAGCGCTCATTGGCCGACTGCTCTTCTACAGGCCCGTTTGGACTGAAGAGAACCAGACGCAAAATAACATCAGGTTTATCTATGTGCATTTTAGCGCCTGGCATTTTGCAGGCAGCGACCTGCTTTGGGCCGGCCTCGTCATACGGCTGTTTCATGCCATGCAGATCAACTTTGGGAAATTACAGCTTGTGCTCTACCGTGTGGCTCAatatgatgaagatgaggaacTCAAGAAGAAG ATAGTGCAGGAAGGTCCCAACCACTGGCGGTCCAAGAGGATTTGCTGCTGTCCTCTGTGGTTTGTCGTACTGTGCATTGTTTTGGTACCACTTGTCATCCTGGTATTCCTGTTTACGGTCGATTTTCCTAAACCTGAGGTGAAACCAGATGAGTTGACTGAGCCAATGGCCCAGGTGGGTGTGCTGGAGGGCCTGGCTATTGGTGCACTGGGAGTCCCTTTAGTGAGTGCTCTGAGATATGCTTTTTTGATCATTAAGAACCTCATCTTTAATGTGGATCTGAACATCAAGAGAAGGATGGACAATGAACAAATCAGCAGCCAACTGGGCTTCATGAACGAGGTGAGGAAGGAAATGTGGTTCCTCACTAGCTTCATAAACTTTATGGAGGTGTTTGAAAGGAGAAGAATTCGAGTAGTGCTGAAGATTACCAATCTGGACCGGTGCTCCCCCAAGAAAATTGTTGCAGTTTTGGATGCCATAAACATTCTGCTTTCGGATGAGGAAAGtccttttatttcaattttgGCAGTAAACCCAGATGTTCTTGTACAGAAGGTGAACTTTGCAGATGGCTGCTTCAGCAAAGAGGACAGAGCTTATGCATTGTTGAATCGCGTAGTAACTCTTGCATTCACAGTTCCACCACTCTGCGATGACTCAAAGCGTAGTTTATTTAACAGTCTTGCTACCAATTCAGAAATCCCTGAAGATACAATTATTATGAGCTTCAAAAAGCCATCTGCCTCAGATGTAGTATCCGTAGTGGAAATCGCAGAGGACAATGCATTTGAAATGAAGGAGGTTGATCCACTGATCAATAACACTACAGTAGCACGGGACATAAATGAGGAAGATGTAGACATGTTGGTCAGGAGCATCCTAACTAGCaatgaaagaaaactaaacaaatatttgtCTGATGATTCCATGACTATTAGGAGGGTAATCAACTCTATTCGAGTGACTGTGATAATCATGAAGGCCTTGAAGCAAGAGCTTCCTCCACCAGAATACGTTGCAGCGTGGGTAGTCTTAGCCACACAGTGGCCCTGCCGACTCAGCTGGATCATCCAGTGTGCGGAAGACGCTCAGCAGAGGGCAGACATTGACGGTACCAATGAGGCTAACACTGACGATTCAAAGACCTTATGGAAAGTCTTCAGAGAGTCCAGGGCAGAGCTGTACGTGATGCGTGCACAGATTGAGGACCTCCTCGAACTGGACGGAGATCCGGAAATGTTTGAACGTTTTCTTACAGTAGATTTCCAATTCACTATGAAGGACTTGAAGTCATTTGAAATGGCGACAGTAAACCTGGATCACTCAATTAGGAAGGAGCTGGCTCAGATCAGAGGGACATCCAGGCTGAAGGATTCTGGCTGGATGAGAAACATAGCTCCTCTGCCAATCTCAAGGATCATCAATATGGAGACAGAGGATGTGTGTGAAGAG CTGAAGAAGATGAAATACCCCAACAAGTATATCGATATTGTGAAAAGCAATGACCTCAATGGTTCAGCCCTGGTCTTTGGAAATGTAGATGACCTTAAAGACCTCCTGGGTATGACCTTCGGTGAATGGACAACTTTTCGACTGCATTTCCTGGGTTTACGATCACATCTTCAATCACAACACACAAGTACACCATGGATGCTTTCTTATTCTCAGGGGAAGCCATCAAGATTTCCCCAACATGTTGCACATCATTACTCATCTAATCCCAATCAGGTTAACAGCTCAATGTAG